A part of Clostridium novyi genomic DNA contains:
- a CDS encoding type II toxin-antitoxin system PemK/MazF family toxin, with amino-acid sequence MKNNINNMNDEELQIFLAKRIETVHQLINQYINLIKDKTRKNHKFKSNKQRAYYINNIYNYVSWVNEQIKMNENVSRDAKVIPRRGEIWTCELGQNIGSEENKIRPVIIIQNDTGNKNAPTTIIAPISNRPKKIAVHIELRESDYKLENGEKNHITGTVLLEQIKVVSKARLGRHIATLNNEFMDILDSKIKISLNL; translated from the coding sequence ATGAAAAACAATATAAACAATATGAATGATGAAGAGTTACAAATATTTTTAGCCAAAAGAATTGAAACGGTACATCAGTTAATAAATCAATATATAAATTTAATAAAAGACAAAACAAGAAAAAATCATAAATTTAAATCTAATAAACAAAGAGCATATTATATAAACAATATTTATAATTATGTATCATGGGTAAATGAACAGATTAAGATGAATGAAAATGTATCAAGGGATGCAAAGGTAATTCCTAGGAGAGGTGAAATATGGACTTGTGAATTAGGTCAAAATATTGGATCAGAGGAAAATAAAATTAGACCTGTTATAATAATTCAAAATGATACTGGAAATAAAAATGCACCCACTACTATAATAGCACCCATATCTAATAGACCTAAAAAAATTGCTGTACATATAGAATTAAGAGAAAGTGATTATAAATTAGAAAATGGAGAAAAAAATCATATAACAGGAACTGTATTATTAGAACAAATAAAGGTAGTATCCAAAGCTAGACTTGGTAGACATATAGCAACTTTAAATAATGAGTTTATGGATATTTTAGACTCAAAGATAAAAATTTCTCTTAATTTGTAA